From the genome of Alphaproteobacteria bacterium, one region includes:
- a CDS encoding FtsX-like permease family protein — protein sequence MSDTPITRVATNDAGWPLAAKLARRELRGSLRSFRIFLACLALGVTAIAAVGSTRAMLEESISSDAREILGGDVLVDIVHRPATAAERDSLAAAGALAGSAEMRAMARAGARTAGRSGAQSLIELKTVEATYPLYGTLETAPALPLADMLGRRDGLWGAAVAPELIEKLGISRGDKVRIGDASFEVRATILHEPDRVGGSGLFSLGPRVLIDGDALDETALVQPGSLIHYNYRIRLPAETTPAAFITDINAEFPDAGWRIRTLNESSPRLSRLIGRVTLFLSFVGLTALLIGGVGVANAVRAWLDGKTETIATLKCIGAPRTLIFRVYLLQVMVLALGGIAIGLVLGAALPLLAADALSSVVPIRVATGLYPVPLAIAALFGFLTALVFSVWSVARAGEIPPAGLFRALVSPTRGRPRTAYILATAALAAALAGLAITTASDAGFATWFVVGSVGAMIAFRLAAVGIAATAARVKRVRRPAVRLALAGLHRPGAATASVVLSLGLGLSMLVTVATIEGNLSRQISEELPQDAPAFFFVDIQPQQVTPFEALVADVAGVERSEQVPMLRGRITGINGVPAAEANIAPDARWVLRGDRGITWAATAPAHNSIVKGGWWPADYRGDMLVSLDERVANGLELDIGDTITVNVLGRAFTATIANTRQIDWQRLAINFVMVFSPGILESAPRMHIAIVHADAAAEDPLEREVTDAFANITSIRVRAAIETVATLVGNVGTAIRLTAVITLVSGVLVLAGAIAAGRRRRIYDSVVLKVLGATRRDIVTAYILEYGLLGLVTAIIAAIVGSVTGWAVVTWLLGIAWTPEPAAVIVTAVIGTLITVGAGLVGTWRAMGQSAAPWLRNE from the coding sequence GTGAGCGACACCCCCATCACCAGGGTCGCAACCAACGACGCCGGATGGCCATTGGCGGCAAAGCTGGCGCGCCGCGAGCTGCGCGGCAGCCTGCGCAGCTTTCGCATTTTTCTGGCCTGTCTGGCTCTCGGCGTGACCGCGATCGCCGCGGTCGGCTCGACCCGCGCCATGCTGGAAGAAAGCATCAGTTCCGACGCGCGGGAAATCCTCGGGGGCGACGTGCTCGTCGACATCGTGCACCGCCCCGCCACGGCTGCCGAACGCGACTCACTTGCCGCCGCCGGCGCCCTGGCCGGCAGCGCCGAGATGCGCGCCATGGCCCGCGCCGGCGCGCGAACGGCCGGCCGTTCCGGCGCGCAATCCCTGATCGAGCTGAAGACGGTCGAGGCGACCTATCCCCTGTATGGCACCCTGGAGACCGCGCCCGCACTGCCCCTGGCGGACATGCTCGGACGGCGCGACGGCCTGTGGGGCGCCGCGGTCGCGCCCGAACTGATCGAAAAGCTGGGCATCTCGCGGGGTGACAAAGTGCGGATCGGCGACGCCAGTTTCGAGGTGCGCGCGACAATCCTGCATGAGCCGGACCGCGTCGGCGGGTCGGGGCTCTTCTCCCTGGGTCCACGGGTGCTGATCGACGGCGACGCGCTGGACGAGACCGCGCTGGTCCAGCCCGGCAGCCTCATCCATTACAACTACCGGATTCGCCTGCCCGCCGAGACGACGCCGGCGGCGTTCATCACGGACATCAACGCCGAATTCCCGGATGCCGGCTGGCGCATCCGGACCCTCAACGAATCGTCGCCCCGGCTCAGCCGCCTGATCGGCCGGGTCACGCTGTTTCTGTCCTTCGTCGGGCTGACAGCGCTGCTGATCGGCGGGGTTGGCGTCGCCAACGCCGTCCGGGCCTGGCTCGACGGCAAGACCGAGACCATCGCAACGCTGAAATGCATCGGCGCACCCCGCACCCTGATCTTCCGCGTGTATCTCTTGCAGGTGATGGTCCTCGCACTGGGCGGAATCGCCATCGGGCTCGTGCTGGGGGCCGCGCTGCCGCTGCTGGCCGCCGACGCGCTTTCGAGCGTCGTCCCCATTCGGGTGGCCACGGGCCTGTACCCCGTCCCGCTCGCCATCGCCGCGCTGTTCGGCTTTCTGACGGCGCTGGTCTTTTCGGTCTGGTCGGTCGCGCGGGCCGGCGAAATTCCGCCCGCGGGGCTGTTTCGGGCGCTGGTCTCGCCGACCCGGGGGCGGCCACGTACGGCTTATATCCTTGCCACCGCGGCGCTGGCCGCAGCCCTCGCGGGGCTCGCCATCACGACCGCGTCGGATGCGGGCTTCGCCACATGGTTCGTTGTCGGCTCGGTCGGCGCCATGATCGCCTTCAGGCTGGCCGCCGTCGGGATCGCCGCCACCGCCGCACGGGTCAAGCGGGTCCGCCGACCTGCCGTACGCCTGGCGCTGGCGGGCCTGCACCGGCCGGGTGCGGCGACGGCGTCCGTCGTCCTGTCGCTCGGCCTGGGCCTGTCGATGCTGGTGACGGTCGCCACGATCGAGGGAAATCTGTCTCGCCAGATCTCCGAGGAGCTTCCGCAAGACGCGCCGGCGTTTTTCTTCGTCGACATCCAGCCCCAGCAGGTCACCCCGTTCGAGGCGCTGGTGGCCGATGTCGCGGGCGTGGAACGCAGCGAGCAGGTACCGATGCTGCGCGGCCGGATCACCGGCATCAACGGCGTTCCCGCCGCCGAGGCCAACATCGCGCCCGACGCGCGTTGGGTGCTGCGCGGCGATCGGGGGATCACCTGGGCCGCGACGGCGCCGGCACACAATTCTATCGTCAAGGGCGGATGGTGGCCGGCAGACTATCGCGGCGACATGCTGGTCAGCCTCGACGAGCGGGTCGCGAACGGACTGGAACTCGACATCGGCGACACCATCACCGTCAATGTGCTGGGCCGCGCTTTCACCGCCACCATCGCCAACACCCGGCAGATCGACTGGCAGCGCCTGGCCATCAATTTCGTCATGGTGTTCTCGCCGGGAATCCTCGAATCCGCGCCGCGCATGCATATCGCCATCGTCCATGCCGACGCCGCAGCCGAGGATCCGCTGGAGCGCGAAGTCACCGACGCGTTCGCGAATATCACCTCCATCCGGGTGCGCGCGGCGATCGAGACCGTGGCAACTCTGGTCGGAAATGTCGGCACGGCGATCCGTCTGACGGCCGTGATCACCCTGGTCTCGGGCGTGCTGGTTCTCGCCGGCGCCATCGCCGCGGGCCGCCGCCGGCGCATCTATGACAGCGTGGTCCTCAAGGTGCTCGGTGCCACGCGGCGCGATATCGTCACCGCCTATATCCTGGAATACGGACTGCTGGGCCTCGTGACCGCGATCATCGCCGCCATCGTCGGCAGCGTGACCGGCTGGGCCGTGGTGACCTGGCTGCTCGGGATTGCCTGGACGCCGGAACCGGCTGCCGTCATCGTCACCGCCGTGATCGGGACCCTGATCACCGTCGGCGCCGGTCTTGTCGGCACCTGGCGCGCGATGGGTCAGTCGGCGGCACCGTGGTTGCGGAACGAATAA
- a CDS encoding ABC transporter ATP-binding protein, with protein MIALDGAELHLAGAGGNVNILRGIDLSITPGETVGVVGPSGSGKSTMMMVIAGLERLTGGTVAVAGHDLAALDEDALARFRRANVGIVFQAFHLIPTMSALENVAVPLEFAGNADAFAVARESLETVGLGHRLDHYPSQLSGGEQQRVAIARAFAPGPELLLADEPTGNLDGETGAAIIDTLFDLSARRGSTLLLITHDPAIAARCSRVVHLRDGQIFDAPEDGAA; from the coding sequence ATGATCGCGCTCGACGGTGCCGAACTTCATTTGGCGGGTGCGGGCGGCAACGTCAACATCCTGCGCGGAATCGATTTGTCGATCACCCCGGGCGAGACCGTCGGCGTGGTCGGCCCGTCGGGGTCGGGCAAATCCACCATGATGATGGTGATCGCCGGACTGGAGCGGCTGACGGGCGGCACCGTCGCGGTTGCCGGTCACGATCTGGCGGCACTCGACGAGGATGCGCTGGCACGTTTTCGTCGCGCCAATGTCGGCATCGTGTTCCAGGCATTCCATCTGATCCCCACCATGAGCGCATTGGAGAATGTCGCGGTGCCTCTCGAATTCGCGGGCAACGCTGACGCCTTCGCCGTGGCACGGGAGAGCCTCGAGACCGTGGGGCTCGGCCACCGCCTCGATCACTACCCCTCGCAATTATCCGGCGGAGAACAACAGCGGGTCGCCATTGCCCGCGCCTTCGCACCCGGGCCGGAACTGCTGCTGGCGGACGAACCCACCGGCAACCTCGACGGCGAGACCGGGGCGGCGATCATCGATACCCTGTTCGACCTGTCGGCCCGGCGCGGATCGACCCTGCTGCTGATCACCCACGATCCGGCCATCGCGGCGCGATGCAGCCGGGTTGTCCACCTGCGCGACGGGCAGATCTTTGATGCCCCGGAAGACGGCGCGGCGTGA
- a CDS encoding arylesterase → MALLLILSALPAAADDKPVIIAFGDSLSAGFGLDEADSFPVRLQAALLADGLDTRVVNAGVSGDTTAGGRARLDWSLPDDVDLVILELGANDGLRGIDPANTEENLDAILQVLRVRGFTVLFTGMLAPPNLGREYAAAFDALFPRLAAKHDVIFYPFFLEGVAAERSLNQPDGIHPNGEGVDRIVARILPFVRRALADTASAAQ, encoded by the coding sequence GTGGCGCTTCTTCTGATTCTATCGGCATTGCCCGCGGCAGCGGATGACAAGCCGGTGATCATCGCCTTCGGTGACAGCCTGTCGGCGGGGTTCGGTCTCGATGAGGCCGATTCCTTCCCGGTTCGCCTCCAGGCCGCCCTGCTGGCGGACGGGCTCGACACAAGGGTCGTCAATGCCGGGGTGTCGGGGGATACCACCGCCGGCGGTCGCGCGCGCCTCGACTGGTCGTTGCCCGACGATGTCGATCTGGTGATCCTCGAGCTGGGCGCGAATGACGGGCTGCGGGGGATCGATCCCGCGAACACCGAGGAAAACCTCGATGCGATTCTGCAGGTATTGCGGGTGCGCGGTTTCACCGTGCTGTTCACCGGCATGCTGGCGCCGCCGAACCTCGGCCGCGAATACGCCGCCGCGTTCGATGCGCTCTTCCCGCGCCTGGCGGCGAAGCACGACGTGATCTTCTACCCGTTCTTCCTCGAAGGTGTCGCGGCCGAGCGATCTCTGAATCAGCCCGACGGCATTCATCCGAATGGCGAAGGGGTGGATCGTATCGTGGCGCGCATTCTGCCCTTCGTCCGACGGGCGCTGGCAGATACGGCATCCGCAGCTCAATGA
- the thpR gene encoding RNA 2',3'-cyclic phosphodiesterase, whose amino-acid sequence MIRLFVGIGLPDSLGERLTGLRGQIPGARWVPVENLHITLRFVGEVDEDRAVDLNTILARLDEPVLDVALGGVGHFESRGLVRSLWAGVDRTPALHHLQARVETACQRVGLTPESRKFHPHVTLARCRDTRTARIAGYLADHGGFRAPAFPVRSFALYSSTLGRGGAVYTREVDYPLGRP is encoded by the coding sequence ATGATCCGGCTGTTCGTCGGCATTGGTCTTCCCGATAGCCTCGGCGAACGGCTGACCGGCCTGCGCGGCCAGATTCCGGGCGCGCGTTGGGTGCCGGTCGAGAATCTACACATCACCCTGCGTTTCGTGGGCGAAGTCGACGAGGACAGGGCCGTCGATCTCAACACGATTCTGGCCCGCCTGGATGAACCGGTACTCGATGTCGCGCTGGGCGGGGTCGGGCATTTTGAATCACGCGGTTTGGTGCGCTCCCTCTGGGCGGGGGTCGATCGCACGCCCGCACTCCATCATCTGCAGGCGCGGGTCGAGACCGCCTGCCAGCGCGTCGGCCTGACACCGGAAAGCCGCAAATTCCATCCGCATGTGACCCTGGCCCGCTGCCGCGACACGCGGACCGCGCGGATCGCCGGGTATCTGGCCGACCATGGCGGCTTTCGTGCGCCCGCATTTCCCGTCCGTTCATTCGCGTTATATTCGTCGACCCTCGGGCGGGGCGGCGCGGTTTACACGCGTGAAGTCGACTACCCGCTGGGCCGCCCGTGA
- a CDS encoding NAD-dependent deacylase, which yields MSLRDNISPTDPIVILTGAGISKESGLQTFRDPDGIWATHKIEDVATPQAFARDPDAVLGFYNLRRASMSDTDIRPNAAHKALGALEGAWPGGVLLVTQNIDDLHARGGSRNLIHMHGELAKTRCNDCGHLVAGIGDIETDMTCAECGAAGTLRPHVVWFGEMPLEMDRIGAALGRCGLFISIGTSGNVYPAAGFVQEARNHGAYTVELNLEESLGASQFREGRYGPATEVVPAFVEELAALARG from the coding sequence ATGAGCCTTCGCGACAATATTTCTCCCACCGACCCGATCGTCATCCTGACCGGCGCGGGCATTTCCAAGGAATCCGGGTTGCAGACCTTCCGTGACCCGGACGGGATCTGGGCGACGCACAAGATCGAGGATGTCGCCACGCCCCAGGCTTTCGCGCGCGACCCCGACGCCGTGCTCGGTTTCTATAACCTCCGCCGTGCCTCGATGAGTGACACGGATATCCGGCCCAACGCGGCCCATAAGGCACTGGGTGCGCTCGAGGGCGCATGGCCGGGCGGCGTGCTGCTGGTGACGCAGAATATCGACGATCTGCACGCGCGTGGCGGCAGCCGGAACCTCATCCACATGCATGGCGAGCTGGCGAAGACCCGCTGCAACGATTGCGGCCATCTGGTAGCCGGGATCGGCGACATCGAGACCGACATGACATGTGCCGAATGCGGCGCGGCCGGGACCTTGCGCCCCCATGTGGTCTGGTTCGGCGAGATGCCGTTGGAGATGGACCGGATTGGTGCGGCGCTCGGGCGCTGTGGCCTTTTTATCTCGATTGGCACATCGGGCAATGTCTATCCGGCCGCGGGTTTCGTGCAGGAGGCGCGCAATCACGGCGCCTACACGGTCGAGCTCAACCTCGAGGAGTCTCTCGGTGCGAGCCAGTTTCGCGAAGGGCGTTACGGCCCCGCGACGGAGGTCGTGCCCGCCTTCGTCGAAGAGTTGGCGGCTCTTGCCCGGGGCTGA
- a CDS encoding uracil-DNA glycosylase family protein: MPGADTSLDAILAAARACTVCEGLPLGPLPLVRAGASARLLIISQAPGTKAHASGLSFDDPSGDRLREWLGMDRDVFYDEGHVAIMPMGFCYPGRLPRGGDAPPRPECAPLWHDSILSAMPDVRLTLYVGSYAIRAYLPGYRTMTDAVVDWRSHGDTSLPLPHPSWRTVSWEKKNPWFTHELLPELKRRVGDLGL; the protein is encoded by the coding sequence TTGCCCGGGGCTGACACATCCCTCGATGCGATCCTGGCGGCGGCCCGAGCCTGCACGGTCTGCGAAGGGCTGCCGCTCGGGCCGCTGCCGCTGGTTCGGGCCGGCGCGTCCGCCCGCCTGTTGATCATCAGCCAGGCGCCCGGCACGAAGGCGCATGCGAGCGGGCTGTCCTTCGATGATCCGTCCGGCGACCGGCTGCGGGAATGGCTGGGGATGGACCGCGATGTTTTTTATGACGAGGGCCATGTGGCGATCATGCCGATGGGGTTTTGCTATCCGGGGCGTCTGCCACGCGGCGGGGATGCGCCGCCGCGTCCGGAATGCGCGCCGCTCTGGCATGACTCCATTCTGTCCGCGATGCCGGATGTGCGGCTGACGCTCTATGTCGGCAGCTACGCCATTCGCGCGTACCTGCCGGGCTATCGCACGATGACCGATGCGGTGGTCGATTGGCGCAGCCATGGAGACACCAGCCTTCCGTTGCCCCATCCGAGCTGGCGCACAGTGTCCTGGGAAAAGAAGAACCCGTGGTTCACCCATGAGCTTTTGCCGGAACTGAAGAGACGCGTCGGAGACCTCGGGCTTTAG
- a CDS encoding metallopeptidase family protein yields the protein MAATGRYESSPSLVELEAIAGEAFATIPRALSRHVADVAIHVTDFPDDETMEAMELESPFDILGLYVGVSLDQKSLSDIPGDIDRIYLYRRPLLDYWCETDENLYHLVRHVLIHEIGHHFGFSDDDMEQIEASPG from the coding sequence ATGGCTGCGACCGGAAGATACGAATCGTCCCCGTCCCTCGTGGAACTCGAAGCAATCGCCGGTGAGGCCTTTGCGACGATCCCGCGCGCGCTGTCGCGCCATGTCGCGGATGTGGCCATCCATGTCACGGATTTCCCCGACGACGAGACGATGGAGGCGATGGAGCTCGAGAGCCCGTTTGACATTCTGGGGCTCTATGTCGGGGTCAGCCTCGATCAAAAGTCACTCTCGGATATACCCGGCGACATCGACCGCATCTATCTCTATCGCCGCCCGCTGCTGGATTACTGGTGTGAGACCGACGAAAACCTCTACCACCTCGTCCGCCATGTGCTGATCCACGAGATCGGCCACCATTTCGGCTTTTCCGACGACGACATGGAACAGATCGAGGCCAGCCCGGGCTAA
- a CDS encoding 4a-hydroxytetrahydrobiopterin dehydratase, translating into MVSREAQMAEKLELADRDTALASLDGWDLVEGRDAITKTFQFADFNAAFGFMSRAALKAEAMNHHPEWFNVWNRVEVTLSTHDAGGLTALDMELAAFMDGAA; encoded by the coding sequence TTGGTTTCACGGGAGGCGCAAATGGCCGAAAAACTCGAACTTGCGGACCGCGACACGGCGCTGGCATCCCTCGATGGCTGGGATCTGGTCGAGGGCCGGGACGCGATCACCAAGACTTTCCAGTTCGCCGACTTCAACGCGGCGTTCGGGTTCATGAGCCGCGCCGCACTCAAGGCCGAGGCGATGAACCATCACCCCGAATGGTTCAATGTCTGGAACCGGGTCGAGGTGACCCTGTCCACCCATGACGCGGGCGGGCTCACAGCTCTCGACATGGAACTCGCCGCGTTCATGGATGGCGCGGCCTGA
- a CDS encoding SDR family NAD(P)-dependent oxidoreductase yields MDVNGLAAVITGGGSGIGAEVARHCARAGMKVSLLDVNMDGANAVADEINGAAVECDVTSAESGEAAIAAARDANGVGRLLVNCAGIGTPGRIVGRNGPLPLDAFNTVIQVNLVGSFNMMRLFAADLGEADAFEDGERGLIVSTASVAASEGQIGQAAYASSKGGIVSLTLVAAREFASRGIRVNTIAPGLIDTPMMAGLPDEARASLAEQPEFPKRLGRADEYASLVMHMCENVLINGTVLRLDGALRMAAR; encoded by the coding sequence ATGGACGTGAACGGACTGGCAGCGGTCATCACGGGCGGCGGCTCGGGCATCGGCGCCGAGGTTGCGCGTCATTGCGCCAGGGCGGGCATGAAGGTGTCCCTCCTCGACGTCAACATGGACGGCGCCAATGCTGTCGCCGACGAAATCAACGGCGCCGCCGTCGAATGCGACGTCACCAGCGCCGAAAGCGGTGAGGCGGCCATCGCCGCCGCGCGCGATGCCAACGGGGTTGGGCGCCTGCTGGTCAACTGCGCCGGTATCGGCACGCCGGGACGGATCGTCGGACGAAACGGCCCCCTGCCGCTTGACGCCTTCAATACCGTCATCCAGGTCAATCTGGTCGGCTCGTTCAACATGATGCGCCTGTTCGCCGCCGACCTGGGTGAGGCCGACGCCTTCGAGGACGGTGAGCGCGGCCTGATCGTCAGCACCGCCTCGGTCGCGGCCTCGGAAGGCCAGATCGGCCAGGCCGCCTACGCCTCATCCAAGGGCGGCATCGTATCCCTGACCCTCGTGGCGGCGCGGGAGTTCGCGTCCCGCGGCATCCGGGTCAACACCATCGCGCCGGGCCTGATCGATACGCCGATGATGGCGGGCCTGCCCGACGAGGCCCGCGCCAGCCTGGCCGAACAGCCGGAATTCCCGAAGCGGCTGGGCCGCGCCGACGAATATGCCAGCCTGGTCATGCATATGTGCGAGAACGTGCTGATCAACGGCACGGTGCTACGCCTCGACGGCGCGCTGCGCATGGCCGCGCGTTAG
- a CDS encoding LLM class flavin-dependent oxidoreductase: MDFGIFNLMNRRHRSQAVPQVIAETVAQIQAAEAAGFGISWFTEHHFTNYSMAPSPLMMVSHLAPQTTRIKLGTAVVLPALYQPARLLGDIAFADNLAGGRLVLGLGSGYQAYELRRFGIDLAESSAITDEWIDFLSQGLGRESFEFHGKYIDLPQTWFTVDPVQTPRPEIWIAGNSPGSQRRALNGDHPLIATGFGRDADTLAEIRAGADETWRAAGRDPETIRFGTLRYCFVTDDKSAALAFAENARSQVRLSAYLRQGQTALEAPWLPEQAFDDEMSPEDILGWNPIGDPETVAARLVEEIEKVGSDHIALYMTIGDTDHESVMRSIRRFGDEVIPLVEKSLGPLAGAGRYARATSAARAAAK, from the coding sequence ATGGATTTCGGGATCTTCAATCTGATGAACCGGCGCCACCGCAGCCAGGCGGTGCCGCAGGTCATCGCCGAGACCGTGGCACAGATCCAGGCCGCCGAGGCGGCCGGGTTCGGCATTTCTTGGTTCACCGAACATCACTTCACCAACTACTCGATGGCCCCCTCGCCCCTGATGATGGTCAGCCATCTCGCACCGCAAACCACACGCATCAAGCTCGGCACGGCGGTGGTCCTTCCCGCGCTGTATCAGCCCGCCCGGCTGCTCGGCGACATCGCATTCGCCGACAATCTCGCCGGCGGCCGGCTGGTCCTCGGCCTCGGCAGCGGCTATCAGGCCTACGAGTTGCGCCGGTTCGGCATCGACCTCGCCGAATCCAGCGCCATCACCGACGAGTGGATCGATTTCCTGTCCCAGGGGTTGGGCCGGGAATCCTTCGAGTTCCACGGCAAATATATCGACCTGCCACAGACATGGTTCACGGTCGACCCGGTGCAGACGCCGCGACCGGAAATCTGGATCGCCGGCAACAGCCCGGGGTCGCAGCGGCGCGCGCTGAACGGCGACCACCCGCTGATCGCCACCGGGTTCGGCCGCGACGCCGATACCCTGGCCGAAATACGCGCGGGGGCCGACGAGACCTGGCGGGCGGCGGGGCGCGACCCCGAGACGATCCGCTTCGGCACGCTGCGTTACTGCTTCGTCACCGACGACAAATCCGCCGCACTGGCCTTCGCCGAGAATGCGCGATCGCAGGTGCGGCTGTCGGCCTATCTGCGCCAGGGACAGACCGCGCTCGAGGCGCCGTGGCTGCCGGAACAGGCCTTCGACGACGAGATGTCGCCGGAGGACATCCTCGGATGGAACCCGATCGGCGATCCCGAGACCGTCGCCGCGCGGCTGGTCGAGGAAATCGAGAAGGTCGGATCGGACCACATCGCCCTCTACATGACCATCGGCGACACCGACCATGAGTCGGTCATGCGCTCGATCCGACGCTTCGGGGACGAGGTTATCCCGCTGGTCGAGAAAAGCCTCGGACCCCTCGCCGGTGCCGGACGGTATGCGCGCGCGACAAGCGCGGCACGTGCGGCGGCGAAATAG
- a CDS encoding DMT family transporter codes for MTDQRTHIFGLPRTLVAILAMVIGAACLAGNHGLVRSVADEVGALETSALRFLWALPLMLPWLIRSRGRILHTRRHGLHFLAGVMTVTSTLCLFAALSLLPLAFATSLSFTAPLFAAVLAIVILKERVNAARWLTIAVGFAGVLIILRPGVAPVSPASILPLGFAVAYAIWFILMKRLGSTEEKTTTTFYQTAWSALLLTLIALPAWQWTSWETTWRAAAMGGLGTAAIFLVAWAFDLAEASLVAPFDYIRLPLMALIAYLAFGEVPDLFTIIGALVIVGATLASARLGTRKPNPG; via the coding sequence TTGACCGACCAGCGAACGCATATCTTCGGCCTGCCGCGGACTCTGGTTGCCATCCTGGCCATGGTCATCGGCGCCGCCTGCCTGGCCGGCAATCACGGGCTGGTCCGGTCCGTGGCCGACGAGGTCGGCGCACTGGAGACCTCCGCGCTGCGGTTTCTGTGGGCTCTGCCGCTGATGCTGCCCTGGCTGATCCGCAGCCGCGGCCGCATTTTGCACACGCGCCGCCACGGGCTGCACTTTCTCGCCGGCGTGATGACCGTCACCTCGACCCTGTGTCTGTTCGCCGCGCTTTCGTTGCTGCCGCTGGCCTTCGCCACATCACTCAGTTTCACCGCACCGCTGTTCGCGGCCGTCCTGGCGATTGTGATCCTCAAGGAACGGGTGAACGCCGCGCGCTGGCTTACCATCGCGGTGGGGTTCGCCGGCGTGCTGATCATCCTGCGCCCCGGCGTCGCCCCGGTCTCGCCGGCTTCCATCCTGCCGCTGGGTTTCGCGGTCGCCTACGCCATCTGGTTCATCCTCATGAAACGGCTGGGCAGCACGGAAGAGAAGACCACCACGACCTTCTATCAGACCGCCTGGTCGGCGCTCCTGCTGACCCTCATCGCTTTGCCCGCCTGGCAATGGACGAGCTGGGAGACGACCTGGCGCGCGGCCGCGATGGGCGGTCTGGGCACGGCCGCCATATTCCTGGTCGCCTGGGCCTTCGATCTGGCCGAGGCCTCGCTGGTCGCACCGTTCGACTATATTCGCCTGCCGCTGATGGCCCTGATCGCCTACCTCGCCTTCGGTGAGGTGCCCGACCTTTTCACCATCATCGGTGCCCTCGTGATCGTCGGGGCCACGCTCGCATCGGCCCGACTGGGAACGCGCAAACCAAACCCCGGATGA
- a CDS encoding DMT family transporter, translating to MPNRFSALSPTVVAISLMVGAMVLFSMGHGLVRYASSELHPFQIGFLRSSFGLVFMLPLILRGWDFSDLRLKRPRLHLIRGALSAVNTLAWFTAIAIMPLGEAVALNFTAPLFATILAAIFLGEMVRVRRWTATIIGFIGVLIVVRPGVETVQLGALLALGSAMSIAVNVLLIRIMSQEDSTRAIVLTFNLAITFFTLIPAIIVWVWPSPVMWAVTFAVGVTTTVAHLMLTKAMSLAEASAIVPLEFIRLPMAVLIGFVWFAEILDVWTIVGATIIGCSAVYIARREALAAKRVTTTTGT from the coding sequence ATGCCCAACCGCTTCTCCGCCCTGTCCCCCACCGTCGTGGCGATATCCTTGATGGTCGGGGCGATGGTGCTGTTCTCCATGGGCCACGGGCTGGTGCGATATGCCAGCAGCGAGTTGCACCCGTTCCAGATCGGTTTCCTGCGTTCGAGCTTCGGTCTGGTCTTCATGCTGCCGCTGATCCTTCGCGGCTGGGACTTCTCCGACCTGCGCCTCAAACGCCCCAGGCTGCACCTTATTCGCGGCGCCCTGTCCGCCGTGAACACGCTCGCCTGGTTTACCGCCATCGCCATCATGCCCCTGGGCGAAGCGGTGGCGCTGAACTTCACCGCGCCCCTGTTCGCCACGATCCTGGCGGCGATCTTCCTGGGCGAGATGGTCCGCGTCCGACGCTGGACCGCGACCATCATCGGATTCATCGGCGTGTTGATCGTGGTGCGGCCCGGGGTCGAGACCGTGCAACTCGGCGCGCTGCTGGCGCTCGGCAGCGCCATGTCGATCGCGGTAAATGTTCTGCTGATCCGCATCATGTCCCAGGAAGACAGCACCCGCGCCATCGTCCTGACATTCAATCTGGCGATCACATTCTTTACCCTCATCCCGGCGATTATCGTCTGGGTCTGGCCAAGCCCGGTGATGTGGGCTGTCACATTCGCGGTCGGGGTGACCACGACCGTAGCGCACCTGATGCTGACCAAGGCCATGAGTCTCGCCGAGGCCTCCGCGATCGTCCCGCTGGAGTTCATCCGCCTGCCGATGGCGGTCCTGATCGGCTTCGTGTGGTTTGCGGAAATCCTTGATGTCTGGACGATCGTGGGTGCGACGATCATCGGTTGCTCGGCGGTCTATATCGCCCGGCGTGAAGCGCTCGCCGCCAAGCGCGTCACCACGACCACCGGCACTTGA